In Anopheles arabiensis isolate DONGOLA chromosome 2, AaraD3, whole genome shotgun sequence, the genomic window ATGCTGTCAGCCTTGagttttccacttttccatATGATGTGTTCCGAGAGAACCAACCAAGGtggagagagcaagagagttgctccactgtgtgtgtgtgtgctgagcTTTGGAGAGTTTTGGCAAAATCATCCACACAACACCCCATCGCCGACCTTACATTTGTGTGCCTCTCATTCGCACCTCGCGCAAATCCTTCGATTGGGTGTAATTCTCCCTAATATTTGTTGGTTCCGCTGGGGTTTGGATCGGAtaaagtttgtttacataatttttttctcataAAATATTCcctgtttttctgtttgcttgtttttgtccATTACTGTCTTTCTAGCCtctctgctctctctctcctttttctGTGCGTTGAAACATCCGGATAATTGTGTAGAAACGAGCTCATCTATATCTCTAAAGAGCGATTGCTATTTAATGTATGGCatgaaagagcgagagagagagagagagagagagagagagagagagagagagagagagagagagagagagagagagagagagagagaggagagaaagAACAGAGCAGGCGGTGGGTCTTCTTGTTGCGAATTTGGCGAACGTTTTCAGTTTTGCTTCGATGTGCTCTGCAGCACACCTAAACAGACCGAGTAGTATAGTAGTAGCAGTGCACCTAACGACCGAACCATCATCAAATCTGCAGAATTCCCATTTTACTATAATTGCTGCAGAAACGGGGACAACGAAATCGACCACTACGCATTCAGCAGTAGTTAGCCTTTAAATTGTAGTATTCAACTCTTTTTAATAGCGATAGCATAGTACATCTCTTTGCTTCTAGTGTAAGTTCTTTTCGCAGCGATTTGAACAGCAACACTCTTCTGCAAATAATATGGTTGATGGTGTGGTAGTGGGGTGGTGTTATTTGTGGCGCTGGAAATTGCGTCTCCAATTTTCCTATTTGTCGATGGGAGGGACGTCCATAATGTACGCGCCATGCATGCGTCGTCGTTCCTCCCTTTGCGTTCCATCTGCGCGACACACGACAACGAGTATGTTGCGTGCGTAGTTTGGTTGCTTTGATATaggttctctttgtctgtcgctGATATGATCCGTGtgaaattggtttgtttttgttctgcgttttaaaacaaatcaccGACAGCGCAACGATCGCAGTAGCTTCCCGATTATCGACTAATTCATCGTGTTTGTTCCTGCTGCatcgtgtgtgattgtgtgtgttttttgatAAGAGTTTTGATAAGGGGTTGGTGTTTAACTGAAAATTGCTGCCTTTTTGCATAGTTTAGGTTCCGGTGGGAAAATACAGACAGGCACAGAGGCAAGCGTGTCGTGTGCTATTTGGCTCCCACGGGAAACGAAACCACACCGTGGTGTGTGACATTGACGGCGTGTAAGTTTCCCGTTTTCCCAACCATCTGTTGCTCCTGAATTATAAACGGTGTCCCTCTTCTACTCCCTCACCccttgggggaggggggaggggggcaaaTTAGTGGAATGGACTTTCGTTTCCAATTGACTGTGGGGAACTGTTTATAGTAGTGCTGTTGGGTTATTGGTGTCCAAGTCCCCATTGCATCCATCGTGGTAAAGAAAGCACGTGGTTGAATGTTTGAATGATTGATGATTAAAATCATTAATGAGAACTCACTTCCAAGCGCTGTAGTTTTCcaattgaacaaaaattgATCCTATCCATGCAGAGGATAGGTTGGATGGATAGCGATTTTCATGTGATGGTATTTTTGTCCGTCATACTGCCGTGAATATTATCGATTAATTGTGGAGAAacagaaggagagaaagagagcaagtgAGTGTTCTGTTGGCTTTAGCGCTCTCCGCTACATACTGATGGCCCTGACCTTTTTTGCGTTgcatgcaaaaaacaaaagcaaagaaaacagTTTATAaaagtacacatacacacagatacacacacgaTGCACACACAAGTCCATTTTTGATGGTGTCATGCAAAACTGTATCCGCAGCACGTGCGGGGGAAAGGGCATTAGCTTCATGCCAAGGGGGATGGTTAGTGAGTGGTGTAGCTAATAATGTATTGAACCTCATTTTCCATTGCAGCTTGCCTGGAAGGTTGATAGAAAACGACGTGTACCACCATCACCGAGGGCGTAAAATATACTAAAACCGAAGAAAGATGGCCCCAAACGCAACGGTGGAGGCAACCGGTGTGCTGAACGAGCTGGACGCCGAAACGATCGACGGCGGACTGGCGAAGGATGTGACGCCGCTGAAGCGTGCCGAGAAGCGCAAGATCAAGCTGGTCTGGAGAAATGTGATTGCCTTCGGTTACCTTCATCTGGCCGCCGTGTACGGCGCCTTTCTAATGCTGACATCGGCCCGGCTCTACACCATCGCGTTCGGTAAGTTGTGGTTTAGGTTGTCAATTAATTGTCCGTATAATCGCACGTGTTATACAAACGTGCGTTTCGTGCGCTATTGCTGTGGCGTCCATACACTCACAcctttcctttgttttttgttttatcttcgcttCCTGCAGCATTCGTGTTGTACGTCGTGTCCGGACTGGGCATTACGGCTGGCGCGCATCGTCTGTGGGCCCATCGGTCGTACAAGGCGAAGCTGCCCCTGCGCATCATCCTGGCCGTGTTTAACACGATCGCGTTCCAGGACTGCGCGCTGCACTGGGCCCGCGACCACCGGGTGCACCACAAATACTCGGAAACGGATGCGGATCCGCATAATGCGACCCGTGGATTCTTCTTCTCGCACATCGGCTGGCTGCTGTGCCGCAAGCATCCGGAAGTCATTGCCAAGGGCAAGCAGCTGGACATTGCCGACCTGGAAGCTGACCCGGTGCTGCGCTTCCAACGCAAGTAAGTGTCTCttcacctctctctctcgctctcattTCATCTTATTTTGTGTTTCGCAACATGGTTGAATGTTGTGAAATGATGCACGATGAATTGTTGGAACGCCGCGCGCTCTCCGATGGCGATCGAACGTGTCCATTGGTTATGACGCAACTCACACTTACCTACTTTCTCTCCTTTCCTTCACCCTTGACAGGCACTACATGATCCTGATGCCACTGGCCTGCTTCGTGCTGCCCACGATTACGCCGGTGTACTTCTGGAACGAAACCTGGACCAACGCCTGGTTCGTTGCCACGCTATTCCGCTGGACATTCATCCTGAACGTGACCTGGCTGGTGAACAGCGCTGCCCACAAGTGGGGAGATAAGCCGTACGATAAGTGAGTAATTCGCTACCTACCCCTCAACCCACGCCTTGCatgaaaggcacacacacacactttcccaTGGCTGTCAAATGTATCGCCAAAACATATACAAAGGTcaaccccctccctccccctcgtGCTgtcttgctgttttttttccccttcccctCTATCACCTTTCCTGTCTGGTGTTTTGTCTTTACCCTTCTTATCAGCGGCAATTATTAAACGTGGCTTCGTTTTATGTTTCTCTCCCGCAATCGCTTCTAGGAGCATCTCGCCCTCGGAGAATCGGACGGTGGCTTCGTTCGCGTTTGGCGAAGGTTGGCACAACTACCATCACGTGTTCCCGTGGGACTACAAGACGGCCGAGCTGGGCAACTACCGAATGAACCTGACGACGGCGTTCATCGACTTCTTCGCCAAGATTGGCTGGGCGTACGATCTGAAGACGGTGTCGAAGGAGATCGTGGAAAAGCGCGTCAAGCGTACCGGCGACGGTAGCCACCCGACCTGGGGCTGGGGCGACAAGGATCAGGACCAGTACGAGGTGAAGCACGCCACCATTCTCAACCAGAAAGAGGACTAAACATCAACCACACCCGTCCCCGTCCTCGGGGTGGTGGTGCCACCGACAGTGTTGTTGTGACCGTCCGACAGTAGTAGGAGAGGGGGTGGTGTGACGAATCAGACACGTATCTTCGGAAGGAATTCATAGTGTGTAGCGCCACAAGAGTGCATTCTCGATtaaaaggaggaggaggaggaaaaggcAAGGGGAAGGCTATGTTTTGGAAGATCGATCGAGAGAGAGCacatgctgtgtgtgtgtgataaggAGCGAAATCgaatgaaaagagaaaaaatcggtaggaactGAAGTGCGCGGGTGGGTGTGCGCGATTATAGAAGGTACATGAAATAATGCTCTAAGCAAAAATGAGGGTAACATCAAAAGGCTGGTTCATAAGTTTAAATACGtttaaaacacacagacacatacacacatacacaaacatctCCATACTAACACAAGTCCGCACCGCACCAGAAGCGAGATTAGGAAAGGGCGCATTGAATTACctgaacaattaaaaaaatgggaattACAAATTGGTTTAAGGACGAACAAATTAGACCATTACGTACGGCTGCTACACTACACAAACTGCGTGTGTA contains:
- the LOC120897580 gene encoding acyl-CoA Delta(11) desaturase, which produces MAPNATVEATGVLNELDAETIDGGLAKDVTPLKRAEKRKIKLVWRNVIAFGYLHLAAVYGAFLMLTSARLYTIAFAFVLYVVSGLGITAGAHRLWAHRSYKAKLPLRIILAVFNTIAFQDCALHWARDHRVHHKYSETDADPHNATRGFFFSHIGWLLCRKHPEVIAKGKQLDIADLEADPVLRFQRKHYMILMPLACFVLPTITPVYFWNETWTNAWFVATLFRWTFILNVTWLVNSAAHKWGDKPYDKSISPSENRTVASFAFGEGWHNYHHVFPWDYKTAELGNYRMNLTTAFIDFFAKIGWAYDLKTVSKEIVEKRVKRTGDGSHPTWGWGDKDQDQYEVKHATILNQKED